ACATCGGTAGCTCCGGGCTGGCGGCTCAGCGAATTAGGCAGGAGGTGATCTCCTCGAACATCGCGAACGCCTCGACCACTCGGACGCCGGAGGGTGGGCCTTACGTGCGGAAGGACGTTATCTTCAGGACGGCAAACGTAACGTCGGAGTTCGGAGAGATGCTCTCCTCGCTCACAGACGACGGTCTTCGCGGCGTGAAGGTGGCCGAGATACGTCAGGATGACCGGCCGCCTGAGAGGCGCTTTGAGCCGAATCATCCTGACGCCGATACAGACGGTTACGTTAGCTATCCCAACATCAACATCATAGCTGAGATGGTCAACATGGTTGAGGCAACGAGGTCCTACGAGGCGAACTTGGCGGTGATGAACGCTACGAAGTTGATGGCGCTGCGCGCGATAGACCTGGGCACATAAGAAAGGAG
This window of the bacterium genome carries:
- the flgC gene encoding flagellar basal body rod protein FlgC produces the protein MSFFDILNIGSSGLAAQRIRQEVISSNIANASTTRTPEGGPYVRKDVIFRTANVTSEFGEMLSSLTDDGLRGVKVAEIRQDDRPPERRFEPNHPDADTDGYVSYPNINIIAEMVNMVEATRSYEANLAVMNATKLMALRAIDLGT